A single genomic interval of Nostoc commune NIES-4072 harbors:
- a CDS encoding leucyl aminopeptidase, which yields MTIQLSDQPLLEWAGDSLAIGLFEDAVELTGELATLDQKFSGVLKELIAEEEFKGKANSTIFTRVNPGSPVRKLILVGLGKPDALKLDTLRRAAAAVARVAKKQKSKILGFNFPLWNNDPAASAQAIAEGIELALYQDNRFKSEPEDKGSQIETVELLGFSGQEAAITRANQIVSGVNLARELVAAPANAVTPITLAQTAQAIAKDHGLQVEILEKEDCEKLGMGAFLGVAQASELPPKFIHLTYKPEGTPKKKLAIIGKGVTFDSGGLNIKGAGSGIETMKMDMGGAAATLGAAKAIAQIKPDVEVHFISAVAENMISGRAMHPGDILTASNGKTIEVNNTDAEGRLTLADALVFADKLGLDAIVDLATLTGANVIALGEDIAGLYTPDDAVASQLEKAAQTSGEKIWRMPMEEKYFEGLKSGIADMKNTGPRPGGSITAALFLKQFVKDTPWAHLDIAGPVWTDKENGYNGAGATGYGVRTLVNWVEGSGE from the coding sequence ATGACAATTCAACTTAGTGATCAGCCTTTGCTAGAGTGGGCAGGCGATAGTTTGGCAATTGGATTATTTGAAGATGCAGTAGAGTTAACTGGAGAATTGGCAACTTTAGATCAAAAGTTTTCCGGGGTATTAAAAGAACTAATTGCTGAAGAAGAATTTAAAGGTAAAGCCAACAGTACCATCTTCACGCGTGTGAATCCTGGTAGCCCAGTGCGGAAATTGATTTTGGTAGGCTTAGGTAAACCAGATGCACTAAAACTCGACACTTTGCGACGCGCTGCTGCTGCTGTAGCTAGAGTGGCAAAAAAGCAAAAAAGCAAAATTTTGGGATTTAATTTCCCATTGTGGAATAACGATCCAGCCGCAAGCGCCCAAGCGATCGCAGAAGGTATAGAATTGGCACTTTACCAAGATAATCGCTTTAAATCAGAACCAGAAGATAAAGGTTCACAAATAGAAACCGTAGAATTACTAGGATTCAGTGGACAAGAAGCAGCCATCACCCGCGCCAATCAAATTGTGTCAGGCGTAAACTTGGCCCGAGAGTTAGTAGCAGCACCAGCTAATGCAGTAACACCAATTACTTTAGCCCAAACTGCTCAAGCGATCGCTAAAGACCACGGTTTACAAGTAGAAATTCTGGAAAAAGAAGACTGTGAAAAGTTGGGCATGGGTGCTTTTTTGGGAGTAGCCCAAGCTTCCGAGTTGCCACCTAAATTTATTCATCTGACTTACAAGCCAGAAGGTACACCCAAAAAGAAACTAGCAATAATTGGCAAAGGTGTAACCTTCGATTCCGGCGGACTCAACATTAAAGGTGCAGGTAGCGGCATCGAAACCATGAAAATGGATATGGGGGGTGCAGCTGCTACTTTGGGCGCGGCAAAAGCAATTGCTCAAATTAAGCCAGATGTTGAGGTTCACTTCATCTCGGCGGTGGCTGAAAACATGATTAGCGGTCGCGCCATGCACCCTGGAGACATTCTTACAGCATCAAACGGCAAAACAATCGAAGTGAACAACACCGACGCTGAAGGACGTTTGACCCTAGCAGATGCCTTGGTGTTTGCCGACAAATTGGGATTAGATGCGATCGTGGATTTAGCCACCCTAACCGGCGCTAACGTCATAGCCTTGGGTGAGGATATTGCTGGTTTGTACACTCCTGATGATGCTGTAGCTTCTCAATTAGAGAAAGCTGCCCAAACTTCAGGAGAAAAGATTTGGCGGATGCCAATGGAAGAAAAATATTTTGAAGGGCTAAAGTCTGGCATTGCGGACATGAAAAATACTGGCCCGCGTCCAGGTGGTTCTATTACCGCCGCCCTTTTCCTTAAGCAATTCGTCAAAGATACACCTTGGGCGCACTTAGATATTGCTGGCCCAGTGTGGACAGATAAAGAAAATGGCTACAACGGGGCAGGAGCAACCGGCTACGGCGTTCGGACGCTAGTTAATTGGGTAGAAGGGAGTGGGGAGTAG
- a CDS encoding EcsC family protein, with protein sequence MADKPQEIEVNKSVNSPRETSEVQIQAQSSVENEPSIVEFFIKTVAETGKAVLDTAVEVGETTAKETHKFIEQTTQSSGQFVNRLNENWLIRKLSGVLNLNWLIGTTDAVDLEKAEVAVNKLKQQYPNESASQIAHRIMVEKATQAGTVGLATSVLPGLAVALLAIDLTATTKIQSEMLYQIASVYGLDLKDPARKGEILAIFGLGLGGGRLLKAAGLGLLRNIPLAGAVIGASSNATMIYSLGYAACRFYEAKLEESNSFSSPQTLVTLKAESEKYLETAIAQQALMDQILVHMILASHPEKTWEEILPELQAVNLSHNSLDTIAQNIKSLKCLDILLNQLNRDFAIPLLAQCYKIAQLDNKITPAEQRIIEAITSKFDIDKNKIAA encoded by the coding sequence ATGGCAGACAAACCACAAGAAATAGAAGTGAATAAATCAGTTAATTCACCCAGAGAAACTTCAGAAGTACAAATCCAGGCTCAATCATCAGTAGAAAATGAACCGTCTATAGTAGAGTTTTTTATTAAAACTGTTGCTGAGACTGGCAAAGCAGTTTTAGACACAGCAGTAGAGGTGGGAGAAACGACAGCGAAAGAAACACACAAGTTTATTGAGCAAACAACTCAAAGTAGCGGTCAATTTGTGAATCGCCTCAACGAAAATTGGTTGATTAGAAAGCTATCTGGAGTATTAAATCTAAATTGGCTAATTGGTACTACTGACGCTGTTGATTTGGAAAAAGCAGAAGTTGCGGTAAACAAGCTCAAACAACAGTATCCAAATGAATCAGCTAGCCAGATTGCTCACCGAATCATGGTGGAAAAAGCAACTCAAGCAGGCACAGTTGGACTAGCAACAAGTGTTTTGCCAGGATTAGCAGTTGCATTGTTGGCAATTGATTTAACAGCCACAACCAAAATTCAGTCAGAAATGCTTTATCAGATTGCATCTGTCTACGGGCTAGATTTAAAAGATCCTGCGCGTAAAGGTGAAATTTTGGCAATTTTTGGTCTAGGCTTGGGTGGAGGTCGTCTATTGAAAGCTGCGGGATTAGGCTTGCTGCGAAATATACCCTTGGCGGGTGCGGTAATTGGAGCTAGTTCAAATGCGACGATGATTTATTCATTGGGGTATGCTGCTTGTCGATTTTACGAAGCCAAGCTAGAGGAATCAAATTCGTTCTCATCGCCACAGACACTAGTAACATTAAAAGCAGAGAGTGAAAAGTATTTAGAAACTGCGATCGCTCAACAAGCCCTCATGGATCAAATTTTAGTTCACATGATCCTCGCTAGTCATCCAGAGAAGACTTGGGAAGAAATTTTGCCAGAATTACAAGCTGTAAATCTCAGTCATAACTCGTTGGATACCATTGCCCAAAATATCAAATCACTTAAGTGTTTGGATATACTACTCAATCAACTGAATCGTGATTTTGCTATACCATTGCTGGCTCAGTGTTACAAAATTGCCCAGCTTGACAATAAGATTACACCAGCTGAACAAAGAATAATAGAGGCGATCACCAGCAAATTTGATATTGACAAAAATAAAATTGCGGCATAG
- a CDS encoding type II toxin-antitoxin system PemK/MazF family toxin → MLQADLLECGDVVIVNLPTSTPRGREQQGTRPAIVVGIPWREVRYPMLMIAPLTNFGGLSPQQDRQHVLCRGLNLRHKT, encoded by the coding sequence ATGCTCCAAGCTGATTTGCTTGAATGTGGGGACGTAGTTATAGTAAATTTGCCTACTAGTACTCCTAGAGGACGTGAACAGCAAGGAACTCGACCTGCTATAGTGGTCGGTATACCTTGGCGAGAAGTCCGCTATCCAATGCTAATGATTGCACCTTTAACGAACTTTGGGGGTTTAAGTCCCCAGCAAGATAGGCAGCACGTTTTGTGTCGGGGTCTAAATCTCCGTCACAAAACGTAA
- a CDS encoding lysophospholipid acyltransferase family protein, with product MSRNSPLEISRALVAALSTQMFRYYEDRIPQDASVLVVSNHRSFMDALILMAALSSPIRFACHHYMGQVPVMREIVTGQLGCFPLEETQNRQQSFFSQSQVLLQSKQMVGVFPEGTEPMVKFTVPNMVGEFQRGFAHLALRADVQDLAILPIAIASLEEVNTSGFPLRLLSLFDPSEPLFNQSGWHPLVLYRRVAVLIGRPYWITPQHQKKYHGKQARTVVAELTEHCHGEISDLLRQGCY from the coding sequence ATGAGTCGAAATAGCCCCCTAGAAATTTCTCGCGCTTTGGTGGCGGCGCTTTCAACCCAAATGTTTCGTTATTACGAGGATCGCATTCCCCAGGATGCCAGCGTTTTGGTAGTCAGCAATCACCGCAGCTTTATGGATGCACTAATTTTAATGGCGGCGTTATCGAGTCCGATTCGCTTTGCTTGCCATCACTACATGGGACAAGTGCCAGTAATGCGGGAGATTGTCACCGGACAATTGGGGTGTTTTCCTTTGGAAGAGACTCAAAACCGTCAGCAAAGCTTTTTTTCGCAATCGCAGGTGCTATTGCAGTCCAAGCAGATGGTAGGAGTATTTCCAGAAGGAACTGAACCAATGGTGAAATTTACTGTGCCAAACATGGTGGGTGAGTTTCAACGAGGATTTGCTCATTTGGCATTACGGGCTGATGTGCAGGATTTAGCAATTTTGCCGATCGCGATCGCTTCCTTAGAAGAAGTAAACACTTCTGGCTTCCCCTTAAGGCTTTTAAGTCTATTTGACCCTTCAGAACCTTTATTTAACCAAAGCGGTTGGCATCCTTTGGTACTTTATCGTCGGGTTGCAGTGTTAATCGGTCGCCCTTATTGGATTACGCCCCAACATCAAAAAAAATATCACGGCAAGCAAGCCAGAACTGTTGTGGCTGAACTGACAGAACATTGTCATGGTGAAATTAGTGATTTACTGCGTCAAGGTTGCTATTAA
- the plsX gene encoding phosphate acyltransferase PlsX, with product MGSTRVRIAIDAMGGDHAPGEIVAGALRAREELGVDILLVGDPQQIEAALPPKTNLGQVEIVTAQEAIAMDEEPLNAVRRKRKASINVAMDLVKQQKADAVFSAGHSGAAMASALLRLGRLPGIDRPAIGTVFPTIIAGKPVLVLDVGANVDCRPKFLEQFAVMGSAYSQYVLGTTEPKVGLLNIGEEDSKGNDASVRAHQLLRENSQINFIGNAEGRDVLSGRFDVIVCDGFVGNVLLKFAEAVGEVILQILREELPQGLHGQIGSALLKPNLKRIKQRMDHAEHGGALLLGVAGVCFIGHGSSQAPSIFNAIRMAKEAVDNQVLQRIQSQYILERESG from the coding sequence ATGGGATCGACTCGCGTAAGGATCGCAATTGACGCAATGGGGGGGGATCACGCACCCGGTGAAATCGTTGCTGGCGCATTGCGAGCAAGGGAAGAATTGGGTGTAGATATATTACTAGTTGGTGATCCTCAACAAATAGAAGCTGCCTTGCCGCCAAAAACGAATTTAGGGCAGGTGGAGATCGTGACTGCACAGGAAGCGATCGCTATGGATGAGGAGCCTTTAAATGCAGTTAGACGCAAACGCAAGGCATCTATCAATGTGGCGATGGATTTAGTCAAGCAGCAAAAAGCAGATGCCGTGTTTTCTGCCGGTCACTCTGGGGCAGCAATGGCATCTGCTTTGCTCCGCTTAGGACGATTGCCAGGAATTGACCGCCCAGCCATAGGGACTGTTTTCCCCACGATTATTGCTGGTAAGCCAGTGTTAGTACTTGATGTCGGCGCGAATGTAGATTGCCGTCCGAAGTTTTTAGAGCAGTTTGCCGTCATGGGATCGGCTTACAGTCAATATGTTTTAGGTACAACTGAACCGAAGGTAGGTTTGCTGAATATCGGTGAAGAAGACTCTAAAGGCAATGATGCATCTGTCCGCGCTCACCAACTACTACGCGAAAATTCTCAAATTAATTTTATTGGCAATGCCGAAGGGCGTGATGTGCTTTCCGGTCGCTTTGATGTGATTGTCTGCGATGGCTTTGTGGGCAATGTATTATTAAAATTTGCCGAAGCCGTCGGAGAAGTGATTCTGCAAATTCTGCGGGAAGAATTACCTCAAGGATTACACGGTCAAATCGGTTCAGCACTCTTAAAACCAAACCTGAAGCGGATTAAGCAGCGCATGGATCACGCAGAACACGGTGGCGCTTTACTGCTAGGCGTGGCCGGAGTCTGTTTTATCGGTCACGGTAGCTCACAAGCTCCTTCAATTTTTAATGCAATTCGCATGGCAAAAGAAGCTGTTGACAACCAGGTGCTACAACGCATTCAGTCCCAATATATCCTAGAGCGCGAAAGCGGTTAG
- a CDS encoding alpha/beta fold hydrolase, giving the protein MQEVELNPCFLTPKRVKPEYPLLVYLPGMDGTGQLLRSQTAGLETGFDVRCLAIPRKDLNTWDVLAKSVLDLIYAELEKSSQRAVYLCGESFGGCLAMKVAIQTPHLFKRIILINPASSFRLRPWLNWASQITYLVPSELYDVGALGLLPFIASLPRISRSDRHELLKTMRSVPPETVLWRLSLLREFEIDNEQLGCLTQPVLLIAGGSDRLLPSVTEVKRIGNILPNTKIVVLPHCGHACLLEEDINLYEILKDNDFLESNADIGRGLEVR; this is encoded by the coding sequence ATCCAAGAAGTTGAGCTAAATCCTTGTTTTCTAACTCCTAAACGAGTCAAGCCAGAGTATCCCCTGTTAGTATATTTGCCAGGAATGGATGGAACTGGTCAACTATTGCGATCGCAAACGGCTGGATTAGAAACTGGCTTTGATGTCCGTTGTTTAGCGATCCCACGCAAAGACCTTAACACTTGGGATGTGTTAGCGAAAAGTGTATTGGACTTAATCTACGCCGAATTAGAAAAAAGCTCTCAAAGGGCAGTTTACCTGTGTGGTGAATCCTTTGGTGGTTGCTTGGCAATGAAAGTAGCGATTCAAACACCGCATTTATTTAAGCGAATTATCTTAATTAACCCAGCTTCGTCCTTTCGTCTTCGCCCTTGGTTGAATTGGGCATCGCAAATAACTTACTTAGTGCCATCAGAATTGTATGATGTTGGCGCACTGGGATTGTTGCCATTTATAGCATCTTTGCCACGCATTTCTCGGAGCGATCGCCATGAACTGCTGAAAACTATGCGTTCTGTGCCGCCAGAAACCGTTCTTTGGCGGTTGTCTTTACTGCGAGAATTTGAGATTGATAACGAACAGCTAGGTTGCTTAACTCAACCAGTTTTGCTGATTGCTGGTGGTAGCGATCGCCTTTTACCTTCTGTAACTGAAGTAAAGCGGATAGGGAATATCTTACCAAATACCAAAATTGTAGTATTGCCCCATTGTGGACACGCTTGCTTGCTAGAAGAAGATATTAATCTCTACGAAATTCTTAAGGATAACGACTTTTTAGAAAGTAATGCTGATATAGGTAGGGGGCTAGAAGTGAGATGA